AGCTGGTACAGAACAAACATCAAGTCACAGATCAAGAGGCACTAACAGTGCTTTATGATGAGATACCTGCTCTAAAAAAACACAAGGACAAAGAAGAAAACGatactaaattaaaaacatacactTGGTTTTTGAACAAACCAAAGAACGCTGTTAATGACTTCCCAGAACTGAAAGATTATTATGAGGGTCAGAAGTTCTCTGATGATTACTTGCGTCCTTCAACGGAACCCCTTCAAACTGATGGCTTTACTTATGAGTGGTCAAGAGAAGAACATGAAAGCACACACCAAGACTTCACCTTAATATTCAGAGCGAGGCCAACCTGTGAAACAGTTCCTCAGGTCATTACAGAGGAAACGAGAATAAGATTGGATTACTGGCAGTATATCAAAGAGTTTGTCTTCTTTGGTGGGTCACATCGTGAAGGAGCAGTGCTTGCCCCGGATCCGGCTTGGATTGATCAGGCACACAGGAATGGGGTCGCCATATTTGGCACTGTTTTTTTGCCTCCTCTGGCAAGTGGGGGAGATGTGAAAGACATGCAAGAACTAGCAAAGCTGGAGAATCTACAGAAACTAGTGGACATCGCCCACCGATTAAACTTTGAAGGGTGGTTTCTGAATACCGAAAGCTACACAAGCTATGATGATTCTCGCTTAAATGATCTGAAACTTGCAATTCAGAAACTGGATCTCAGGGGTAAAGAAATGATCTGGTATTTACCCAGGTGTGAACAAAGTGATCGCTTTGACCCAAAATCAAAAGGAGTAAGGATGACGTGTGATGACAAAATCAATAACACAGCACCTGCCTTTCTGGAAGAAGAAGGAAAAAAGttgtatttgaatttttatCACTTGATTAGCATCGTTAAACAGGCTCCTCAGAATTACCTCATGTTTGTTGATGAACCCTATTGGAAAAACACACTAAAACACAGAGGATATTTAGTAGACCCTGGCAGATTTCCACATGCGCAGAACTGTCTTTGGCAGTTTTTTCTAGGAGAAAATGGTCTGGAAAGAAAACCAACAGATCTGTATCCCTGGTATGGAATTGCTAAATatgcaaaacaaagaaaatgatcAAGGAAAGATTAACGCAATGTGCTCAAATTGAAATTGAAGCTATTCAGGAGACTTCATCACCTTGACAATCACCATTAGAGGTCAAACCAACCATAAAGTTGCATCTTCTATGTCTCTCACACATTACGAGAGACAGTACGCTAACCTGCTTTCTAGACccttagatttatttattttaattgtgctgGATTCGTTAGTACTCACTGCTTCATGTTAGGTGTATATTATTTCACCATCGTGAAATTAAGTTAAAagtgaaaacaaagaaaagaaatgtaaaaaacaaacaaaaaatgcaatGCACATTGTAGCACATCATTTAATTGTTggaaattaaatatgcatttgagATCGTTCATCTTTTCTGTGTCTATTAGAATGATCTCAAAGCTCATGTAAACTCCTGCAAGTATGCCTAATTCACtagtctgtgttctttaattgtTGCATTGTAAGTATCTTAACAAAATTAGTATGAAAGATGCTCTGGAAAAAGTATCACACCCATCCCTgaatataacaatgtttaaaatatcatctaCTGCTTAATGTTAATTTGTACATGCTTAGGACTGAAACATCCTTTCATATAAGCGTGAGAATTATATTTTAGTCAATATGCATAGTTagactaaaaactaaaattggttgttgtgttttaaatagttaaaatgttgtttttattgtattactcTTTGTTAATGTTGATATAAAAATGCTGTGAATacatttcttgtaaaatgtttttcattattgtGCTTGCATGAAGTCAtgaaaacaaactaataaacaattaataaataattattaggTTTATtgaattacaaataatttaaaactggTAAGGTGATCAGTAAATCTTTATGGGCTGCCTGTGTTTCACAGACCATCTGTGGGACTGTTAAGATGAAAAAGACACTGTACACAAAATATTCCATATTTCCAAGCACTGTTATAAACGGCTAGAAAAAAGATTATTCATCAAAATGCAGCCTGCAGGGTAgtcaaatatttacattaatatattaCAGCCAGAAACGATGTATACACATTCAGTGACATGAAATCCATTCAGTTATAGCCCTCCCATTTCAGTTACAACAATCACATACAACATTTGTGCTTAAAATgacttcatcatcatcataatccaTCAAAGAAAATGAATATTAGGCACATATCCTAAAATTATTCACAAATTATATACACAGTGTACACACAACGTATTGGCAGTGCTGACAGCATTACAGAGCTACGATATTTGGCTTCCATTTGAAATCCACGATAATGTTGCATAGGATCGATGACTGACAGGAATCATACGCTGGAGTGAAATGGAAGCAACGGTGTGACTAAAACCCTGCAGCGCCATACCAACAGCATTCGACAACGTACAGAGGGTGAAAACACTGAAGAGCCCTATATATTATGCTTTCCCATGCAAGGAAACTCACTGTCCATCCAAATAATGTTCCTTTATAGAGAATCAAAGATAAAATTTTATGTACAAATCCTCCAGAAGCATCCTTGCATCACAAAGcagcaaatacagtatattattattaatccaatGACTATGTGGACGTTTCTTTCACATTGAATGCAAGATATGTACATGAAAAAGGCCAAAATGGTCAATGAGGTATACTCATACACCAAATTATGAACAATTTCTCACTGTGCTTTTGCCAAGATGTGTTGAGACGGTCTTAAAGCACCAAGCAAAGCCTTCCAGCTGAACCACTCAAGATGACCTGTGCCAGTAGTGATCatatatatttcacatataAAAAAGCATCATTTTTCTCATACATGTTTGAAAGTAAAATGTCCCTTTAACTGTATAGCAACTTTGCTTAGAAATGTGAATTTTAATACAGATGGCGATTACAGTCGCCCTGCCGCTCCCTTTATCCACTTCCTCTTTTCTAAACCACACATTTTGTACCTCTGATATGATATGATGACTGTGAGGCTGTTTATTTTAGGCAAATTCAAAGGACTAGCTTAGAGCCCTGTAGTTACTAAAATCAGCATTTTTCAGAAGTATAAAAcagtgccattttttttttttttttcaaaaatggaGTAAGGCACCAGATTCTATTCAGCACCAAAAACAGAGCGCGATCTAGTGTAAAAAATAGATAGACAGGCTTTGTGCTACAGTAGAACACTGGAACATGCGGTCAGCAGTTAAGGAACgggtggtaaaaaaaaaaaaaaaaaaaatgcagaaaggcTAACAAAAACACGTCCCAGATGGCAAGCGAGGTATTTTTTCCAAtcatcacaataaataaatccaaaatCATAAGTGTAGCACCATGCTATTTCATCCTTATGTAAAACATGAAACGATGGTCAGCATCCGATCAAGCTGGTTTTGTGAAGTCATGAGCAAGTCCATCAATACGGGGTAAGTCAGTGTTTTTTGGAGTGATGACAGTGGTCTGTTGAGGAAGGAGACGCTGATGGTTTTAAGATGTAATTCCTCTGTTTCACCAGTAGAGGGTAAGACAAATGAGCATTGCATTGTGTGCGAAAGTTTCTCCAACAGGTAAGGTGCGGTCACATTTACCGAAGTTTGGCGAATTTTTGTAggtgaaatccagtcatttcaataggaatccatGTAATCGGGTATTTCGTGTGATGGTGGAAATTTTATCTACGCAGATTTCGCAGCAGATTCACTCGGATTCACCGTttggtttgaaagtgaattGCGTGAACTCTGTTTCACACATCGCTACATTATTGACGACAGACAATGAACCCTTTTGTCCATAAAATTTAGCTAATGTGACCGCACTTCTACTTTCGAGGTAAAAATTGGGACAAAGCACTTTCTTCtgattttgttgttgtaaaactaaaactgaagtaCCGTTGAGTTTTGGCGCatatatatttctctctctatatatttttatatatgatgCATCATTCTATATTTGGGTTACCAGCACCCGCAGATGTGATGTAATGACTTGACTTTGCTGCCTCGGCTGGCATTAGAGTCGAGGAGTTAAATGGCATAACGGCTCAGGCTGGATCATAGTGTGGACTCCAGCGAAGAGTCCAGGATATCGTCATGGTGACTGTTACTATTGGAGTCGCTGTCGTAGCTCTGCGGGCTGGAGCAGCTGGCCGCCTCTTTCAGACGCAGGAGCATGTTCATCTGTtcacacaacacacaaaaataacagTCAGGCCTGATGACATTACACGTGTTTAAAAACAAGTCATATTTGAAGTATAAAGAAATTACTAAATCTAGATACTAATTTGTTTTCCCTTATCTTTGACCTGTAGAGGTGCATTAAGAATTGaaagttttttatatataaatatataaaatatgtatttatacaacGCACATgcataaatatacttttatgtaaaatgtatatcAATTTTGCtctttacaatttttttttaaacttcttgtCGCATTTCTGTTGCATACAAAGTCCCCAAATGtcaacattttatcattttttgtcataaaaaaCGTGATGTAACtgataatttttattattttaaataagtgaaataaaaaaataaaacaaagaaaatgaaatataaatattagacaaaaaatgtaaatgtaaaaatgaaaaattgtaaaaactgtaaa
The sequence above is a segment of the Onychostoma macrolepis isolate SWU-2019 chromosome 07, ASM1243209v1, whole genome shotgun sequence genome. Coding sequences within it:
- the LOC131543350 gene encoding uncharacterized protein LOC131543350, with the translated sequence MAENNEPVSFTNLAVVMKYMDPNMTLSEAQIWASELKKCMSDMHDNNSGILLAFSEKALCCGLRCPGTAKQKIQAVINYEKCCPTPSHSYSLDSVYTSPHRIVNELLEAIKGNVDYLKAAESRDDCDISTLSPDVVLLAAQTFMFRNKHYNVSDEESLQAFHKAVQYLKGEQRTSTEFIKCDSRELTEIIRCVNRHFTEESIDVLGFKIAKNVMDSINQGKEPPKPDGYIFSWDVHLLSEVDCLRFNHLERNEIFRNKSDDYIYPEWERMGQNCYRWYIFRAQGKYSGKDYYAVQLKKTITIGGIVHEFKGDFRASEDPALLKEFQDAKINGNCTSELQGTSAYSWSRDGKPPAHPYFIVAQLVQNKHQVTDQEALTVLYDEIPALKKHKDKEENDTKLKTYTWFLNKPKNAVNDFPELKDYYEGQKFSDDYLRPSTEPLQTDGFTYEWSREEHESTHQDFTLIFRARPTCETVPQVITEETRIRLDYWQYIKEFVFFGGSHREGAVLAPDPAWIDQAHRNGVAIFGTVFLPPLASGGDVKDMQELAKLENLQKLVDIAHRLNFEGWFLNTESYTSYDDSRLNDLKLAIQKLDLRGKEMIWYLPRCEQSDRFDPKSKGVRMTCDDKINNTAPAFLEEEGKKLYLNFYHLISIVKQAPQNYLMFVDEPYWKNTLKHRGYLVDPGRFPHAQNCLWQFFLGENGLERKPTDLYPWYGIAKYAKQRK